In the genome of Limisphaerales bacterium, the window TGTTTTCGCGGCTCACCTGATTGGCACCCTCGGCGCGGTCGATCTGCGCCAGATCACTCAACGGGCGCGCGGGCGCAATGTGGGTGGCGTGCGGATCGCCGTTGAGTGAGCTGCCGTGTTCGGTCTCGGCTCGGCGCGGCAGGGGGATGAGCAGATTGGCAAGGGCATCGGAGCGTTGGCGCAGGGTCTCGGGCAGGCGCACGACGATGTCGAACCGTCGGTCGCCCTGGAACACCTGCCCGGCTTCGCGGCCGCCAGTGGCAATGTTGACGGTGTCCACCACCGTGTCGCTATCCAGCCCCAACCGCGCGAGCGCCGGGCGATTGGGCCGAACGGTGATGATGGGCATGCCGGTGGTTTGCTCCACCTTCACGTCTTCCGCGCCGTCGATGTGCCCGAGCACGCCGGCCACGCGCTCGGCGGTGGCGCGCAAGGCGGCCGGGTCATCGCCGAAAATCTTCACCGCCACATCACCGCGCACGCCGGCGATCATTTCGTGAAAGCGCATTTCGATCGGCTGCGTGATCTCCCATTTGTGCCCGTTCTGATCGGCAATTGCCGCGCGTAGCTGATCCACCAACGCGGTCTTGCTGAGGTGCGGATCGGGCCATTGCGCGCGCGGTTTGAAAATAATAAACGTATCGGACACACTCGGCGGCATGGGGTCAGTGGCGATGTCGGCCGTGCCGGTTTTGGAAAATACGACCTCGACCTCGGGCATGGTTTTCACCGCTTTCTCCACGTGCAACTGCATGCGGGTGCTTTGCTCGATGCCGGTGCTGGGGATGCGCATGGCGTGCATGGCAATGTCGCCTTCGTCGAGCTGGGGAATGAACACTTGCCCGAGGCGCGTGAAGCCGATGCCGGTGCCGAGGAGCAGGGCGAGCGCGCCGGCGAGTACCAGAGCGCGCCGACGCAGGGCGAAGTCCAGCACGGGCGCATACACGCGGCGCGCGCCGCGCATCAGGATGTTTTCCTGCTCGGCAATCTCACCGCGCACCAGCAGCGCCACCATGGCGGGCACGAAGGTGAGCGACAGGATGAAGGCGGCGGTCAATGCGAAGATCACCGTGAGTGCCATCGGATGAAAGAGTTTCCCTTCCACGCCGGCCAGCGCGAGGATGGGTACGTAGACCATGATGATAATCGTCTCGCCAAAAGCCGTGGCGCGGCGCACTTCGTGACTGGCGGCGCGCGTGGTTTCCAGCCGTTCCTCGCGTGTGAGCGGTCGGCCCAGTTTGCGTTGTTGATCGGCCAACCGGCGCAGGCAGTTTTCCACGATGATCACCGAGCCATCGATGATGATGCCGAAATCAATCGCGCCCAGACTCATGAGATTGCCGCTAATGCCGAAATGCGTCATGCCCAGCGCGGCCAACAACATGGAGAGCGGGATGGCCAGGGCGGTGAGGAATGCCGCGCGGAAGTTGCCCAGCAACGCAAAGAGCACCACCACCACGAGCATGGCGCCGTAAAAGAGGTTGTGCGCGACGGTATCGATGGTGTCATGCACCAGCCGCGAGCGATCGAGTACGGCGCGCGCCGTGACGCCCGAAGGCAGGGATTGTTGGACGTCTTCAAATTTCTCGCGCACCGCCACCGCCACGGCGCGGCTGTTGGCGCCGCTGAGCATCATGGCCGTGCCGATCACCGCTTCGCGGCCGTTCACACTGCCGCTGCCGAGGCGGAGTTCGCCGCCGATCTCCACGGTGGCCACCTGGCCGATGTTCACGGGAGTGCCGCGATGGGCCTTGAGAACCACCGCGCGAATATCCTCCACCCCGCGCAGGCGCGCATCGGCGCGCACGAGGGCGGCTTCGCCGTGGCGTTCCACAAAGCCGGCGCCCAGACTGCGGTTGTTGCGTTCCAAGGCGCCGATGACATCCTGCAACGTCAATCCGTAGCCCTGCAACGCGCGCGGGTTGGGCAGTACATGGTATTGCTTGAGATAACCGCCGATGGCGTCCACGTCGGCGACATTCGGGACGGTGCGCAGTTGCGGACGGATGATCCAATCCTGCACGGTGCGCAAATAGGCAAGGCGCTGGACGCGGTTGGTGAGCCATTCGCCTTCGGGTGTGCGGAAGTGGCCGTCCTGTTCAAACTCCACCGTCCACATCAACACCTCGCCCAAGCCGGTGGTGATCGGTCCCATCGCCGGTTCGATGCCCGGCGGCAATTCCTCGCGCGCGCGGTCGAGCCGTTCGCCAACCTGTTGTCGCGCCAGATGAATATCCATCCCTTCCTCAAACACCGCTGTCACCTGACAAAAGCCATTGCGCGAAACCGACCGCGTGTGGAGCAGACCGGGCACACCGGTGAGCGCTGTCTCGATGGGGAAGGTCACCTGCCGTTCCATGTCCTCCACCGAAAACGCCGGCTCGATCACGTTGATCTGCACCTGTTTGTTCGTGATATCCGGCACCGCGTCGATTGGCAGTTGCCACAACGACCGCGCCCCCACCAGGGCCAGTACCAAGGTGGCC includes:
- a CDS encoding CusA/CzcA family heavy metal efflux RND transporter — its product is MLERILQSSIRNRVLVVVATLVLALVGARSLWQLPIDAVPDITNKQVQINVIEPAFSVEDMERQVTFPIETALTGVPGLLHTRSVSRNGFCQVTAVFEEGMDIHLARQQVGERLDRAREELPPGIEPAMGPITTGLGEVLMWTVEFEQDGHFRTPEGEWLTNRVQRLAYLRTVQDWIIRPQLRTVPNVADVDAIGGYLKQYHVLPNPRALQGYGLTLQDVIGALERNNRSLGAGFVERHGEAALVRADARLRGVEDIRAVVLKAHRGTPVNIGQVATVEIGGELRLGSGSVNGREAVIGTAMMLSGANSRAVAVAVREKFEDVQQSLPSGVTARAVLDRSRLVHDTIDTVAHNLFYGAMLVVVVLFALLGNFRAAFLTALAIPLSMLLAALGMTHFGISGNLMSLGAIDFGIIIDGSVIIVENCLRRLADQQRKLGRPLTREERLETTRAASHEVRRATAFGETIIIMVYVPILALAGVEGKLFHPMALTVIFALTAAFILSLTFVPAMVALLVRGEIAEQENILMRGARRVYAPVLDFALRRRALVLAGALALLLGTGIGFTRLGQVFIPQLDEGDIAMHAMRIPSTGIEQSTRMQLHVEKAVKTMPEVEVVFSKTGTADIATDPMPPSVSDTFIIFKPRAQWPDPHLSKTALVDQLRAAIADQNGHKWEITQPIEMRFHEMIAGVRGDVAVKIFGDDPAALRATAERVAGVLGHIDGAEDVKVEQTTGMPIITVRPNRPALARLGLDSDTVVDTVNIATGGREAGQVFQGDRRFDIVVRLPETLRQRSDALANLLIPLPRRAETEHGSSLNGDPHATHIAPARPLSDLAQIDRAEGANQVSRENSKRRVVVQCNVRGRDLAGFVKEAKLAIGAEVPLPAGAWLAWGGQYENLLSARARLGALVPLCFVLIFLLLYTTFHAARPALLVFTGVPLALTGGVAALALRGLPFSISAAVGFIALSGIAVLNGLVLVTFINQLREEGKSLEDAIRDGALTRLRPVLMTALVASLGFLPMALATGTGAEVQRPLATVVIGGILTATALTLVVLPALCRMTFPDKVNSEAGD